One Setaria italica strain Yugu1 chromosome I, Setaria_italica_v2.0, whole genome shotgun sequence DNA window includes the following coding sequences:
- the LOC101780443 gene encoding ATP-dependent DNA helicase Q-like 3 isoform X1: MKGVLPIKGASAASVRNKKAPKELENVLNQYFGYSGFRGKQLEAIEAVLSGRDCFCLMPTGGGKSMCYQIPALVRTGIVLVISPLIALMENQVASLKNKGIPAEFLSSTQTAHTKQAIHEDLDSGTPSLKLLYVTPELVATPGFMAKLKKLYHRGLLGLVAIDEAHCISTWGHDFRPSYRKLSSLRKQFPDIPLLALTATAVPKVQKDVISSLCLQNPVILRASFNRPNIFYEVRYKDLLDDVYSDISNLLKSSGNVCSIIYCLERAACDDLCMHLSQQGISSAAYHAGLNSKVRSSVLDDWLSSRTQVVVATVAFGMGIDRQDVRIVCHFNLPKSMESFYQESGRAGRDQQPSRSVLYYGLDDRRRMEFILRNTKNKKSQSSSSSNELSEKALADFSQIVDYCESSSCRRKKIIESFGEKVQPTLCQRSCDACKHPNLVSSRLEELRRVPNCRFNKVSLVFQSSLVNPAHLDTEFWNREDGASISGEDISDSDDGNEVLSNIAISKIPSKAGLDAKFKALERAENAYYQGKGQTKQQGQGGGLVDKKSISQALRDACCKRLLGALGQAKLRLGNLPCDETASATHLEKECFKKYEKVGKTFYNSQIAATVRWLSSATFNQMHDRFHFLIDQDTDHGASSSPNIVPESPPAATEVVGARPGETSNYKTNDKPQNIHDLEKMKHSDELAKTAAASAGNMELPAIPSFREFLSQKGKDRLKSSSNSSAGSQPSGIRRKSSDLVERQEASKKMKP; encoded by the exons ATGAAGGGAGTACTTCCAATTAAGGGTGCATCGGCTGCCTCAGTGCGTAACAAGAAAGCTCCTAAAGAGCTCGAGAATGTCTTGAACCAATATTTTGGATATTCGGGATTTCGAGGAAAACAGCTCGAAGCTATAGAAGCTGTTCTATCAG GACGAGATTGCTTTTGTTTGATGCCAACTGGAGGTGGAAAGTCGATGTGTTATCAGATTCCGGCTCTAGTGAGGACAGGCATTGTTCTTGTTATTTCACCCTTGATAG CACTGATG GAGAACCAGGTTGCCAGCCTGAAAAATAAAGGAATTCCAGCTGAATTTCTCTCTTCAACACAGACAGCTCACACTAAACAAGCA ATACATGAAGACCTTGATTCTGGTACACCTTCCTTAAAGTTGCTATATGTCACTCCTGAGCTTGTTGCAACACCTGGTTTCATGGCAAAGCTTAAGAAGCTCTACCACCGAGGTCTTCTTGGTCTTGTTGCTATTGATGAG GCTCACTGTATTTCAACTTGGGGCCATGATTTCAG ACCTAGTTATCGCAAACTTTCATCATTGAGGAAGCAATTCCCAGATATCCCTCTGTTAGCTTTGACAGCAACCGCTGTCCCGAA AGTCCAGAAAGATGTCATATCATCATTGTGCCTACAAAATCCAGTAATTCTTAGAGCATCATTTAATCGACCTAATATATTCTATGaag TTCGTTACAAGGATCTTCTTGATGACGTTTATTCTGATATATCAAATTTACTGAAGTCAAGCGGAAACGTTTGCTCAATTATATATTGTCTTGAACGAGCAGCTTGTGATGATCTATGCATGCATTTGTCACAGCAGGGTATCTCTTCTGCTG CTTATCATGCTGGACTAAATAGCAAAGTGCGAAGTTCTGTTCTTGATGACTGGCTTTCATCGAGAACTCAAGTTGTTgttgcaactgtagcatttgg AATG GGTATTGATAGACAAGATGTCCGTATTGTATGCCACTTCAACTTGCCTAAGTCAATGGAATCCTTCTACCAGGAGTCAGGACGAGCTGGTCGTGATCAACAGCCTTCCAGGAGTGTTTTGTATTACGGATTAGATGACCGGAGGAGAATG GAATTTATTTTGAGaaacaccaaaaataagaaATCACAGTCGTCTTCCTCTTCGAATGAACTTTCGGAGAAGGCCCTAGCTGACTTCAGTCAG ATTGTTGACTACTGTGAAAGTTCTAGCTGCCGGCGAAAAAAGATCATTGAGAGCTTTGGAGAGAAA GTACAACCAACTTTATGCCAACGCTCATGCGATGCTTGCAAGCACCCAAATCTAGTGTCCTCACGTCTGGAGGAACTTCGTCGTGTGCCCAACTGTCGCTTTAATAAGGTCTCTCTGGTGTTTCAAAG CTCACTAGTTAATCCAGCACACTTGGACACTGAATTCTGGAATCGTGAAGATGGGGCAAGCATATCAGGCGAAGACATATCAGATTCTGATG ATGGAAATGAGGTACTGAGTAATATTGCCATTTCAAAGATTCCATCAAAAGCCGGCCTGGATGCAAAATTTAAAGCCCTGGAGCGTGCTGAAAATGCTTATTATCAAGGCAAAGGTCAAACCAAGCAGCAG GGACAGGGCGGTGGCCTTGTTGACAAGAAAAGCATCTCTCAGGCGTTAAGAGATGCATGCTGCAAAAGATTGTTGGGTGCCCTTGGACAAGCAAAGCTGCGACTTGGGAATCTACC ATGCGACGAGACCGCCTCTGCCACACACCTAGAAAAAGAGTGCTTCAAAAAGTATGAGAAAGTGGGCAAGACATTCTACAACTCACAGATCGCTGCTACAGTGCGGTGGCTGTCATCTGCAACATTCAACCAGATGCATGATCGCTTCCACTTTCTCATTGATCAAGATACAGATCATGGGGCATCAAGCTCCCCCAACATCGTCCCAGAGTCGCCTCCAGCAGCTACTGAGGTTGTCGGTGCAAGGCCAGGAGAAACCAGTAACTACAAAACTAACGACAAACCGCAGAATATTCACGATTTGGAAAAGATGAAGCATTCTGATGAGCTTGCAAAGACTGCTGCAGCTTCAGCTGGAAACATGGAGCTCCCCGCAATACCATCGTTCAGAGAATTCTTGAGCCAAAAGGGAAAGGATCGTTTAAAGAGTTCTTCAAATTCTAGTGCGGGGAGCCAGCCTTCTGGTATTCGTAGGAAGTCTAGTGATCTGGTTGAGAGGCAAGAAGCCAGCAAGAAGATGAAACCTTAA
- the LOC101780443 gene encoding ATP-dependent DNA helicase Q-like 3 isoform X2: MAKLKKLYHRGLLGLVAIDEAHCISTWGHDFRPSYRKLSSLRKQFPDIPLLALTATAVPKVQKDVISSLCLQNPVILRASFNRPNIFYEVRYKDLLDDVYSDISNLLKSSGNVCSIIYCLERAACDDLCMHLSQQGISSAAYHAGLNSKVRSSVLDDWLSSRTQVVVATVAFGMGIDRQDVRIVCHFNLPKSMESFYQESGRAGRDQQPSRSVLYYGLDDRRRMEFILRNTKNKKSQSSSSSNELSEKALADFSQIVDYCESSSCRRKKIIESFGEKVQPTLCQRSCDACKHPNLVSSRLEELRRVPNCRFNKVSLVFQSSLVNPAHLDTEFWNREDGASISGEDISDSDDGNEVLSNIAISKIPSKAGLDAKFKALERAENAYYQGKGQTKQQGQGGGLVDKKSISQALRDACCKRLLGALGQAKLRLGNLPCDETASATHLEKECFKKYEKVGKTFYNSQIAATVRWLSSATFNQMHDRFHFLIDQDTDHGASSSPNIVPESPPAATEVVGARPGETSNYKTNDKPQNIHDLEKMKHSDELAKTAAASAGNMELPAIPSFREFLSQKGKDRLKSSSNSSAGSQPSGIRRKSSDLVERQEASKKMKP, encoded by the exons ATGGCAAAGCTTAAGAAGCTCTACCACCGAGGTCTTCTTGGTCTTGTTGCTATTGATGAG GCTCACTGTATTTCAACTTGGGGCCATGATTTCAG ACCTAGTTATCGCAAACTTTCATCATTGAGGAAGCAATTCCCAGATATCCCTCTGTTAGCTTTGACAGCAACCGCTGTCCCGAA AGTCCAGAAAGATGTCATATCATCATTGTGCCTACAAAATCCAGTAATTCTTAGAGCATCATTTAATCGACCTAATATATTCTATGaag TTCGTTACAAGGATCTTCTTGATGACGTTTATTCTGATATATCAAATTTACTGAAGTCAAGCGGAAACGTTTGCTCAATTATATATTGTCTTGAACGAGCAGCTTGTGATGATCTATGCATGCATTTGTCACAGCAGGGTATCTCTTCTGCTG CTTATCATGCTGGACTAAATAGCAAAGTGCGAAGTTCTGTTCTTGATGACTGGCTTTCATCGAGAACTCAAGTTGTTgttgcaactgtagcatttgg AATG GGTATTGATAGACAAGATGTCCGTATTGTATGCCACTTCAACTTGCCTAAGTCAATGGAATCCTTCTACCAGGAGTCAGGACGAGCTGGTCGTGATCAACAGCCTTCCAGGAGTGTTTTGTATTACGGATTAGATGACCGGAGGAGAATG GAATTTATTTTGAGaaacaccaaaaataagaaATCACAGTCGTCTTCCTCTTCGAATGAACTTTCGGAGAAGGCCCTAGCTGACTTCAGTCAG ATTGTTGACTACTGTGAAAGTTCTAGCTGCCGGCGAAAAAAGATCATTGAGAGCTTTGGAGAGAAA GTACAACCAACTTTATGCCAACGCTCATGCGATGCTTGCAAGCACCCAAATCTAGTGTCCTCACGTCTGGAGGAACTTCGTCGTGTGCCCAACTGTCGCTTTAATAAGGTCTCTCTGGTGTTTCAAAG CTCACTAGTTAATCCAGCACACTTGGACACTGAATTCTGGAATCGTGAAGATGGGGCAAGCATATCAGGCGAAGACATATCAGATTCTGATG ATGGAAATGAGGTACTGAGTAATATTGCCATTTCAAAGATTCCATCAAAAGCCGGCCTGGATGCAAAATTTAAAGCCCTGGAGCGTGCTGAAAATGCTTATTATCAAGGCAAAGGTCAAACCAAGCAGCAG GGACAGGGCGGTGGCCTTGTTGACAAGAAAAGCATCTCTCAGGCGTTAAGAGATGCATGCTGCAAAAGATTGTTGGGTGCCCTTGGACAAGCAAAGCTGCGACTTGGGAATCTACC ATGCGACGAGACCGCCTCTGCCACACACCTAGAAAAAGAGTGCTTCAAAAAGTATGAGAAAGTGGGCAAGACATTCTACAACTCACAGATCGCTGCTACAGTGCGGTGGCTGTCATCTGCAACATTCAACCAGATGCATGATCGCTTCCACTTTCTCATTGATCAAGATACAGATCATGGGGCATCAAGCTCCCCCAACATCGTCCCAGAGTCGCCTCCAGCAGCTACTGAGGTTGTCGGTGCAAGGCCAGGAGAAACCAGTAACTACAAAACTAACGACAAACCGCAGAATATTCACGATTTGGAAAAGATGAAGCATTCTGATGAGCTTGCAAAGACTGCTGCAGCTTCAGCTGGAAACATGGAGCTCCCCGCAATACCATCGTTCAGAGAATTCTTGAGCCAAAAGGGAAAGGATCGTTTAAAGAGTTCTTCAAATTCTAGTGCGGGGAGCCAGCCTTCTGGTATTCGTAGGAAGTCTAGTGATCTGGTTGAGAGGCAAGAAGCCAGCAAGAAGATGAAACCTTAA
- the LOC101781795 gene encoding probable polygalacturonase yields the protein MVETAGGRLHQRRGAAAFIAANKTLLTAAWVVGFTLVFLWQSASISLGSGGAGGGGSGGVFLRLLSAPLPPSRPAPRLRPTAYNLTDFGGVGDGRALNTEAFERAVEAIAALAERGGGQLNVPPGRWLTAPFNLTSHMTLFLAEGAEILGIPYEKYWPLMPALPSYGYGRERKGPCFGSLIHGQNLKDVVITGHNGSINGQGEVWWMKHRRRMLNNTRPPLVQLMWSKDIIVANITLRNSPFWHFHPYDCTNVTVSNVTILSPISGAPNTDGIDPDSCQDVLIENCYISVGDDAIAVKSGWDQYGIAYGRPSSNILIRNVTARSLVSAGISIGSEMSGGVANVTVENVRVWESRRGVRIKTATGRGGYIRNITYRNITFDNVRAGIVIKVDYNEHADDGYDRTAFPDITSISFKGIHGRGVRVPVRAHGSDVIPIKDISFQDMSVGISYKKKHIFQCSYVKGRVIGSVFPKPCENLDVYNEQGQLVKRAISLNSTELDYDI from the exons ATGGTGGAGACGGCCGGCGGGAGGCTCCACCAGCGCCGGGGCGCGGCCGCCTTCATCGCTGCCAACAAGACGCTGCTCACCGCCGCGTGGGTCGTCGGGTTCACGCTGGTGTTCCTGTGGCAGAGCGCCTCGATATCCCTCGGaagcggtggcgccggcggaggcggcagcgggggcGTGTTCCTCAGGCTCCTTTcggcgccgctcccgccgtcgcgccccgcgccgcggctTCGCCCGACGGCGTACAACCTGACGGACTTCGGCGGCGTTGGGGACGGGCGGGCGCTGAACACCGAGGCGTTTGAGCGCGCCGTCGAGGCCATCGCGGCGCTCGCGGAGCGCGGTGGGGGACAGCTCAATGTGCCCCCAGGGCGGTGGCTCACGGCACCATTCAACCTGACCAGCCACATGACGCTGTTTCTTGCCGAGGGTGCTGAGATCCTTGGCATTCCG TATGAGAAGTATTGGCCATTGATGCCAGCATTGCCATCCTACGGGTATGGGCGGGAACGCAAAGGACCTTGCTTTGGAAGTCTCATTCATGGACAGAATTTGAAAGATGTTGTTATTACCG GACACAATGGTAGCATAAATGGCCAGGGTGAAGTTTGGTGGATGAAGCATCGGAGAAGAATGTTGAATAACACGAGACCTCCTCTTGTGCAGCTGATGTGGTCCAAGGACATTATTGTTGCAAACATAACATTGCGGAATTCACCTTTCTGGCACTTTCATCCATATGATTGCACAAACGTGACTGTTTCAAATGTTACTATCTTATCTCCTATTTCTGGCGCTCCAAACACAGATGGCATAGATCCAG ATTCTTGTCAGGATGTGCTCATTGAGAATTGCTACATATCTGTTGGTGATGATGCAATAGCTGTAAAGAGTGGCTGGGATCAATATGGGATTGCATATGGACGCCCATCTTCAAACATTTTAATCCGCAATGTAACAGCCCGTTCTCTTGTTAG TGCTGGAATTTCAATTGGTAGTGAGATGTCTGGTGGAGTTGCAAATGTTACTGTGGAGAATGTCCGGGTCTGGGAATCAAGGAGAGGTGTGAGGATAAAAACTGCTACAGGAAGAGGTGGCTATATCCGTAACATCACCTACCGCAACATAACCTTCGACAATGTCCGTGCTGGGATTGTTATAAAGGTTGACTACAATGAGCATGCTGATGATGGATACGATCGGACTGCCTTCCCTGACATCACAAGCATATCATTCAAAGGAATCCATGGGCGGGGTGTTCGGGTGCCTGTCCGTGCTCATGGCAGCGATGTCATCCCCATAAAGGATATCAGCTTCCAGGATATGTCAGTAGGCATCAGCTACAAGAAGAAGCACATCTTCCAGTGCTCCTATGTCAAGGGGCGTGTCATCGGGTCCGTGTTCCCGAAACCATGTGAGAACCTGGACGTCTATAATGAGCAAGGGCAGCTTGTCAAGCGGGCAATATCCCTGAACAGCACAGAGCTTGACTATGACATCTGA